Proteins encoded in a region of the Mercenaria mercenaria strain notata chromosome 1, MADL_Memer_1, whole genome shotgun sequence genome:
- the LOC123533008 gene encoding thiosulfate sulfurtransferase-like isoform X2, which yields MTISRVACVVSTNWLREQLGTNIKNQISKKLRILDTSFLKNKEVDTYTTCYLQEHIPQSVYFGLHNCVESTPELPRNLPDPQCFSEYVRTLGVHPDTHIVAYDRFGPTPAFRAWWIFRLYGHKNISVLDGGLRKWIADGYETTNELVTVEPSNFEAKLDKSLIRSYEDMVRNAETKHEQVLDARAVDCDTITNDMDGGVIPGAKHIPFENLFSSDGTFKSDTEIKALFDGAGVNLEAPMVGSCFTGMTACGIAAAAYVLGKDIPIYYGSWTEWRQRAPEELKQRYKKAS from the exons ATGACAATATCTCGGGTTGCTTGTGTCGTATCGACAAACTGGTTACGTGAACAGTTGGGCACGAACATCAAAAATCAGATCTCCAAAAAACTACGTATTCTCGACACATCTTTCCTGAAAAACAAAGAAGTCGATACTTATACCACATGTTACCTTCA AGAGCACATACCACAGTCTGTATACTTTGGGTTGCACAACTGTGTAGAAAGCACACCAGAGCTTCCCCGTAATTTACCGGATCCACAATGCTTTTCTGAATATGTGCGGACTTTAGGAGTGCACCCAGACACCCATATTGTGGCATATGACAGATTTGGACCTACGCCGGCGTTCCGAGCATGGTGGATATTTAGG CTGTACGGCCACAAGAATATCTCAGTGCTGGACGGAGGACTCAGAAAGTGGATAGCAGACGGGTACGAGACCACCAATGAGTTAGTCACTGTTGAG CCCTCGAATTTTGAAGCAAAACTAGACAAATCTTTGATACGTTCATACGAAGACATGGTGAGGAACGCCGAGACAAAACATGAACAAGTACTTGATGCGAGAGCAGTTGACTGTGACACTATAACTAATG ACATGGATGGTGGCGTGATACCAGGGGCAAAACATATTCCATTTGAAAATCTCTTCAGCAGCGATGGTACATTTAAATCTGACACAGAAATCAAAGCTT TATTTGACGGTGCGGGTGTGAATCTGGAGGCGCCGATGGTGGGGTCGTGCTTTACGGGTATGACCGCTTGCGGCATTGCTGCAGCCGCCTACGTACTTGGCAAGGACATTCCCATCTATTAT GGTTCGTGGACAGAATGGCGTCAAAGGGCTCCGGAAGAACTTAAACAGCGATATAAGAAAGCAAGTTGA
- the LOC123533008 gene encoding thiosulfate sulfurtransferase-like isoform X1, whose translation MTISRVACVVSTNWLREQLGTNIKNQISKKLRILDTSFLKNKEVDTYTTCYLQEHIPQSVYFGLHNCVESTPELPRNLPDPQCFSEYVRTLGVHPDTHIVAYDRFGPTPAFRAWWIFRLYGHKNISVLDGGLRKWIADGYETTNELVTVEPSNFEAKLDKSLIRSYEDMVRNAETKHEQVLDARAVDCDTITNEDMDGGVIPGAKHIPFENLFSSDGTFKSDTEIKALFDGAGVNLEAPMVGSCFTGMTACGIAAAAYVLGKDIPIYYGSWTEWRQRAPEELKQRYKKAS comes from the exons ATGACAATATCTCGGGTTGCTTGTGTCGTATCGACAAACTGGTTACGTGAACAGTTGGGCACGAACATCAAAAATCAGATCTCCAAAAAACTACGTATTCTCGACACATCTTTCCTGAAAAACAAAGAAGTCGATACTTATACCACATGTTACCTTCA AGAGCACATACCACAGTCTGTATACTTTGGGTTGCACAACTGTGTAGAAAGCACACCAGAGCTTCCCCGTAATTTACCGGATCCACAATGCTTTTCTGAATATGTGCGGACTTTAGGAGTGCACCCAGACACCCATATTGTGGCATATGACAGATTTGGACCTACGCCGGCGTTCCGAGCATGGTGGATATTTAGG CTGTACGGCCACAAGAATATCTCAGTGCTGGACGGAGGACTCAGAAAGTGGATAGCAGACGGGTACGAGACCACCAATGAGTTAGTCACTGTTGAG CCCTCGAATTTTGAAGCAAAACTAGACAAATCTTTGATACGTTCATACGAAGACATGGTGAGGAACGCCGAGACAAAACATGAACAAGTACTTGATGCGAGAGCAGTTGACTGTGACACTATAACTAATG AAGACATGGATGGTGGCGTGATACCAGGGGCAAAACATATTCCATTTGAAAATCTCTTCAGCAGCGATGGTACATTTAAATCTGACACAGAAATCAAAGCTT TATTTGACGGTGCGGGTGTGAATCTGGAGGCGCCGATGGTGGGGTCGTGCTTTACGGGTATGACCGCTTGCGGCATTGCTGCAGCCGCCTACGTACTTGGCAAGGACATTCCCATCTATTAT GGTTCGTGGACAGAATGGCGTCAAAGGGCTCCGGAAGAACTTAAACAGCGATATAAGAAAGCAAGTTGA